A stretch of the Pseudomonas sp. ACM7 genome encodes the following:
- a CDS encoding acyltransferase family protein encodes MHTFGNRRDIDGLRALAVIPVVMFHFGFSTFSGGFVGVDVFFVISGFLITSILFREIAAQRFSFVDFWARRARRIIPALSVVLLATLVLGWLLLTAKDFSELGRTVRYQSLFISNILFMREDGYFQPASDLKPLLHTWSLAVEEQYYIFFPLLMVLLMRHVRHWRWMLFVVLLVSLGLNIAYIDRKPDVAFFSLPTRAWELLCGAMLAVLPASKQAVRPWLYQSVGVAGLMAVLVAVFTFDKATVFPGWAALLPVLGATALIWSGGHGSTWAGQVLSARALVWIGLLSYSLYLWHWPVYVYANAISIDGIQPLEATGWILLALGLAWLSWRFVELPFRERRLLAGRKPVLLGGLLAMAALAVTGSMVRSADGFPQRLTGKALEYAQSRDWRAGQMKCMLVTSDKKLDKACLVGGNEEVPATQMFWGDSHAAALLPAIESSAKRDSRPVWLYSMSACPPIQSNDLRQRCKDFNEQTMERVRSLQIKDVVLASNWSLYVYGREDGDKKVLLNQHDNTARAEERMATALKARVTALRAAGAQVWLFKEVPLQRKGAIDRLTSLARVGRSAEGLGRPLEEHLARQHFLSTLFNSMSAADPGVHVIDPTPLMCAEQVCSIEVNGHSQFKDEDHLSDTGSARLSPLFAPVLLGANHN; translated from the coding sequence ATGCACACATTTGGCAATCGCCGTGATATTGACGGATTGCGGGCTCTGGCCGTTATTCCAGTCGTGATGTTTCATTTTGGCTTCAGCACTTTCAGCGGTGGCTTTGTCGGTGTTGATGTCTTCTTTGTCATTTCCGGATTCCTGATTACCAGCATCCTGTTCCGCGAGATCGCCGCGCAGCGTTTCAGCTTCGTCGATTTCTGGGCTCGCCGTGCACGACGGATCATTCCGGCCTTGAGCGTGGTGCTGCTGGCGACGCTGGTTCTGGGCTGGTTGTTGCTGACGGCCAAGGACTTCTCCGAGTTGGGAAGGACGGTTCGTTATCAGTCGCTGTTTATTTCAAACATTCTGTTCATGCGCGAAGACGGTTACTTCCAGCCCGCGTCGGATTTGAAACCGTTGCTTCATACCTGGTCCCTGGCCGTTGAAGAGCAGTACTACATCTTCTTTCCGCTGTTGATGGTGTTGTTGATGCGCCATGTTCGCCATTGGCGCTGGATGCTGTTTGTCGTGCTGCTGGTGTCTCTCGGGCTCAATATCGCTTATATCGACCGCAAGCCCGACGTCGCTTTCTTTTCGCTGCCGACACGCGCCTGGGAGTTGTTGTGCGGTGCGATGCTCGCGGTCTTGCCGGCGTCAAAACAGGCCGTACGGCCCTGGCTCTATCAGTCTGTGGGAGTGGCCGGGTTAATGGCGGTCCTGGTGGCAGTTTTCACCTTTGACAAGGCTACGGTGTTCCCAGGCTGGGCGGCTTTGCTGCCCGTGCTCGGTGCAACCGCGCTGATCTGGTCAGGCGGGCACGGTTCTACATGGGCCGGTCAGGTGTTGAGTGCTCGCGCGCTGGTATGGATCGGCTTGCTCTCCTATTCCTTGTATTTGTGGCACTGGCCGGTCTATGTCTATGCCAATGCCATCTCGATCGACGGCATTCAGCCCTTGGAGGCTACGGGCTGGATACTATTGGCGCTCGGCCTTGCATGGTTGAGCTGGCGCTTCGTCGAACTTCCATTTCGTGAACGCCGCCTGCTTGCCGGACGCAAACCCGTGTTGTTGGGGGGCTTGCTGGCCATGGCCGCTCTGGCGGTCACAGGTTCGATGGTGCGATCGGCGGACGGTTTTCCTCAACGCCTTACTGGCAAAGCGCTGGAATATGCGCAGTCTCGGGATTGGCGGGCCGGGCAGATGAAATGCATGTTGGTAACCTCGGACAAAAAACTGGACAAGGCGTGTCTGGTGGGTGGTAACGAAGAGGTTCCGGCGACGCAAATGTTCTGGGGCGATAGCCATGCTGCCGCGCTGTTGCCTGCGATCGAAAGTAGCGCAAAGCGCGACAGTCGCCCGGTGTGGCTTTACAGCATGAGTGCCTGTCCGCCGATTCAGAGCAATGACTTGCGTCAGCGTTGCAAGGACTTCAACGAACAGACAATGGAGCGGGTTCGTAGCCTGCAGATTAAGGATGTGGTGCTGGCATCCAATTGGAGTCTTTACGTTTACGGTCGCGAAGACGGCGATAAAAAGGTTCTGCTCAATCAGCATGACAATACGGCTCGGGCCGAGGAGCGCATGGCCACAGCGCTCAAGGCACGGGTGACGGCATTAAGGGCGGCGGGCGCGCAAGTCTGGTTGTTCAAGGAAGTGCCGCTGCAGCGCAAGGGCGCCATCGATCGACTGACGAGTCTGGCCCGGGTCGGTCGTTCGGCCGAGGGGCTGGGCCGACCACTCGAAGAGCACCTGGCACGCCAGCATTTTCTCAGTACCTTGTTCAACTCGATGAGCGCCGCCGACCCAGGCGTACATGTTATCGATCCTACGCCGTTGATGTGTGCGGAGCAGGTTTGCAGTATCGAGGTCAATGGCCATTCGCAGTTCAAAGACGAGGATCATCTGTCAGACACAGGCAGTGCCCGGTTGAGCCCATTGTTTGCTCCGGTGCTGCTGGGTGCAAATCACAATTGA
- the trxA gene encoding thioredoxin TrxA — protein sequence MSSDLIKHVTDASFDVDVLKAEGAVLVDYWAEWCGPCKMIAPVLDEIAETYKGKLTVAKLNIDENQETPAKHGVRGIPTLMLFKNGNVEATKVGALSKSQLAAFLDANI from the coding sequence ATGAGCAGCGATCTTATTAAACACGTCACCGACGCTAGCTTCGACGTCGACGTCCTCAAGGCCGAAGGCGCTGTACTGGTCGACTACTGGGCTGAATGGTGCGGCCCTTGCAAAATGATCGCTCCTGTTCTGGACGAAATTGCTGAAACCTACAAAGGCAAGCTGACCGTTGCCAAACTGAACATCGACGAAAACCAGGAAACTCCGGCCAAGCATGGCGTGCGTGGTATCCCGACTCTGATGCTGTTCAAGAACGGCAACGTTGAAGCGACCAAGGTTGGCGCGCTGTCGAAGTCGCAACTGGCTGCCTTCCTCGACGCCAACATCTAA
- the rho gene encoding transcription termination factor Rho — protein sequence MNLTELKQKPITELLELAEQMGIENMARSRKQDVIFSLLKKHAKSGEEISGDGVLEILQDGFGFLRSADASYLAGPDDIYVSPSQIRRFNLRTGDTIVGKIRPPKEGERYFALLKVDTINYDRPENAKNKILFENLTPLFPTVRMKMEAGNGSTEDLTGRVIDLCAPIGKGQRGLIVAPPKAGKTIMLQNIAANIARNNPEVHLIVLLIDERPEEVTEMQRTVRGEVVASTFDEPPTRHVQVAEMVIEKAKRLVEHKKDVVILLDSITRLARAYNTVIPSSGKVLTGGVDAHALEKPKRFFGAARNIEEGGSLTIIATALVETGSKMDEVIYEEFKGTGNMELPLDRRIAEKRVFPAININRSGTRREELLTADDELQRMWILRKLLHPMDEIAAIEFLVDKLKTTKTNDEFFLSMKRK from the coding sequence ATGAATCTGACTGAACTCAAGCAAAAGCCGATTACCGAACTGCTCGAATTGGCCGAACAGATGGGCATAGAAAATATGGCCCGTTCGCGCAAGCAGGACGTGATTTTCTCCCTGCTCAAAAAGCACGCTAAAAGCGGCGAGGAAATCTCCGGTGATGGCGTGCTGGAGATTCTCCAGGACGGCTTCGGCTTCCTTCGCTCCGCTGACGCTTCCTATCTCGCCGGCCCAGACGATATCTACGTCTCGCCGAGTCAGATCCGTCGCTTCAACTTGCGCACCGGTGACACCATCGTTGGCAAGATCCGTCCCCCAAAGGAAGGCGAGCGTTATTTCGCGCTGCTCAAGGTCGACACGATCAACTACGATCGTCCCGAGAACGCGAAAAACAAGATTCTCTTCGAGAACCTGACCCCGCTGTTCCCGACCGTGCGCATGAAGATGGAAGCCGGCAACGGTTCCACCGAAGACTTGACCGGTCGTGTCATCGACCTGTGCGCCCCGATCGGCAAAGGCCAGCGCGGTCTGATCGTTGCACCGCCGAAAGCCGGTAAAACCATCATGCTGCAGAACATCGCAGCCAACATCGCGCGTAACAATCCTGAAGTTCATCTGATCGTATTGCTGATCGACGAACGTCCGGAAGAAGTAACCGAAATGCAGCGCACCGTGCGCGGCGAAGTGGTTGCCTCGACGTTCGATGAACCGCCAACCCGCCACGTGCAGGTTGCCGAAATGGTGATCGAGAAGGCCAAGCGCCTGGTCGAACACAAGAAGGACGTGGTGATCCTGCTCGACTCCATCACCCGTCTGGCTCGCGCCTACAACACCGTGATCCCGAGCTCCGGCAAAGTACTCACCGGTGGTGTCGATGCCCACGCCCTGGAGAAACCGAAACGTTTCTTCGGCGCCGCGCGGAACATCGAAGAAGGCGGTTCGCTGACCATCATCGCCACCGCGCTGGTTGAAACCGGCTCGAAGATGGACGAAGTGATCTACGAAGAATTCAAAGGCACGGGCAACATGGAACTGCCGCTGGATCGTCGTATCGCCGAAAAACGCGTCTTCCCGGCCATCAACATCAACCGTTCCGGCACCCGCCGCGAAGAGTTGCTGACTGCCGACGACGAGTTGCAACGCATGTGGATCCTTCGCAAGCTGCTGCACCCGATGGACGAAATCGCTGCCATCGAATTCCTGGTCGACAAGCTGAAAACGACCAAGACCAACGATGAGTTCTTCCTGTCGATGAAGCGTAAGTAA